A genomic region of Thermodesulfitimonas autotrophica contains the following coding sequences:
- a CDS encoding hydrogenase iron-sulfur subunit: MKTASSVPKIGVLICTCGGQIAEKIDTGYLSQKAQELAGVAVVFTTDRLCSAQGMAQAKEACRGCERLLFAGCSERSSLTFNEDRIAAWLKEMGLDRAMFEVANIREQCVWIHDGNLTLKALDMLRMAHAKLLTNLPVPPPVKLAPKGLVIGGGPAGMQAAYDLALAGTRVVLVEKKAYLGGHFCQIPYLAQSESWPAMCVSDCVAPVQGRKVVFHPNITLLTASEVEEIIPENGNFRVRIKKGAAFVDPERCVACGKCAAVCPVEVDNSYEYGLKKRKAIDKEYRLAIPDTYTLLPDACTGCGECLKVCPTGAINLGAAPEIIEDTFGAVILATGFKSYDLSALTHLNYGSPNVLSSMEMERLIAARLSRPGGPPERIVFMLCGASRIKNKEIQVGVPYCSRNCCSFAVKQANRVLAMRPDVEVTMIYFGDIRTYGRAFEQFYNEAQDSVEFINGEVVRVTESEAGLKIELVSPNGETQELEADLLVLAEALLPEGNELINKLKLKTDRYSYPLEIQPRLLRPTESYIDRVYVAGAVVGPKLVQESVEQGSAAAFKALGYLARGEKELPKFISEVNAAACSRCRICEAVCPHGAIKVTDNGAAVDPAFCQGCGLCASVCPSGAIRLRNFADEQILRQVEVAFGSVPDGDPKILGLLCYWCSYASADLMGVYGHKIPHQNFRSIRIRCSSSVSAGLLLEIYRRGVDGIIIAGCPPKNCHHGAGNYMTAKRVALLSAVMRQMGFEGRLKWEYIGVPMWRELAKAIAEMDKSLRKLGPVSLGRAL, translated from the coding sequence ATGAAAACAGCCTCCTCCGTCCCAAAGATTGGCGTCCTCATCTGCACCTGCGGCGGCCAAATCGCCGAAAAAATCGATACGGGTTATCTATCGCAGAAGGCGCAAGAGCTGGCAGGTGTTGCCGTGGTTTTCACCACCGACCGCCTTTGTAGCGCTCAAGGTATGGCGCAGGCGAAGGAAGCCTGCCGCGGCTGCGAGCGACTCCTTTTCGCCGGTTGTTCCGAGCGTTCGTCTCTCACCTTCAACGAGGACCGGATTGCCGCGTGGCTCAAGGAAATGGGCCTTGACCGCGCCATGTTCGAGGTGGCCAACATCCGCGAGCAGTGCGTGTGGATCCACGACGGGAACCTGACCCTTAAAGCGCTCGATATGCTCCGGATGGCTCACGCCAAGCTGCTCACCAACCTTCCGGTGCCACCTCCGGTGAAGCTGGCCCCGAAAGGGCTCGTTATCGGCGGCGGGCCCGCCGGGATGCAGGCAGCCTACGACCTTGCGCTGGCGGGGACCCGCGTGGTGCTGGTCGAAAAGAAGGCGTACTTGGGCGGGCACTTCTGCCAAATTCCTTATCTGGCTCAGAGCGAGAGCTGGCCAGCGATGTGTGTGAGCGACTGCGTGGCGCCGGTTCAGGGAAGAAAGGTGGTCTTCCACCCCAACATCACCCTCCTTACCGCAAGCGAAGTTGAAGAAATTATTCCGGAGAACGGCAACTTCCGGGTGCGAATCAAAAAGGGAGCGGCCTTCGTTGATCCGGAGCGGTGTGTCGCCTGCGGCAAGTGCGCGGCGGTCTGCCCCGTAGAGGTTGATAATAGTTACGAGTACGGGCTCAAGAAGCGTAAGGCTATCGACAAAGAGTACCGGCTGGCCATTCCCGACACCTACACGCTCTTACCTGATGCCTGCACCGGGTGCGGCGAGTGCCTGAAGGTCTGCCCGACGGGCGCCATCAATTTGGGAGCGGCGCCGGAGATCATAGAGGATACCTTCGGCGCGGTTATTCTCGCCACCGGTTTTAAATCCTACGACCTGAGCGCCCTTACCCACCTCAATTATGGTTCACCCAACGTCCTTTCGAGCATGGAGATGGAAAGACTCATTGCGGCTCGCCTTAGCCGTCCGGGAGGCCCGCCGGAGCGAATCGTCTTCATGCTCTGCGGCGCTTCCCGGATTAAGAACAAGGAAATCCAAGTCGGCGTGCCTTACTGCTCCCGGAACTGTTGTAGCTTCGCTGTCAAGCAGGCCAACCGGGTGCTGGCCATGCGCCCCGATGTTGAGGTCACGATGATTTACTTCGGCGACATCAGGACCTACGGGCGGGCCTTCGAGCAGTTTTACAACGAAGCGCAGGACTCCGTCGAGTTTATCAACGGCGAAGTTGTCCGGGTGACGGAGAGTGAAGCGGGCCTGAAAATTGAGCTGGTGAGTCCTAACGGCGAAACCCAGGAACTCGAAGCCGATTTGCTGGTTTTGGCAGAGGCCCTTCTTCCCGAAGGCAACGAGCTAATTAACAAGCTAAAACTCAAGACCGATAGGTACAGTTACCCGCTGGAAATCCAACCGCGCCTCTTACGGCCTACCGAATCATACATTGACCGGGTGTACGTGGCCGGCGCGGTGGTGGGGCCGAAGCTGGTCCAGGAGAGCGTGGAGCAGGGGAGCGCTGCGGCGTTTAAGGCGCTTGGCTACCTGGCCAGGGGCGAAAAAGAGTTGCCGAAGTTTATTTCAGAGGTGAATGCCGCCGCTTGTTCCCGCTGCCGGATTTGCGAAGCGGTCTGCCCGCACGGGGCGATCAAGGTTACGGATAACGGCGCGGCGGTCGATCCGGCTTTCTGTCAGGGATGCGGGCTCTGCGCCTCCGTCTGCCCGAGCGGGGCCATCCGGCTCCGGAATTTCGCGGACGAGCAGATCCTCCGGCAGGTGGAGGTGGCTTTTGGGAGCGTGCCGGACGGTGACCCCAAGATTTTAGGACTCCTCTGCTACTGGTGCTCTTACGCATCGGCTGATCTCATGGGCGTTTACGGCCACAAGATTCCGCACCAGAACTTCCGGAGCATCCGGATCCGCTGCTCTTCTTCGGTGAGCGCCGGGTTGTTGCTCGAGATTTACCGGCGCGGGGTGGACGGGATCATTATTGCCGGCTGCCCACCAAAGAACTGCCACCACGGTGCGGGCAACTATATGACCGCTAAAAGGGTGGCGCTCTTGAGCGCGGTAATGCGCCAAATGGGCTTTGAAGGACGGCTCAAGTGGGAATACATCGGCGTGCCGATGTGGCGCGAACTGGCGAAAGCGATTGCAGAGATGGATAAGAGCCTGCGGAAGTTGGGACCGGTTTCTTTAGGGAGGGCGCTATGA
- a CDS encoding HD domain-containing protein, producing MDPLAVIRKYYDPDSELYAILVTHSRLVAQKALAVARRVAYLGPDLKFIAEAALLHDIGIFLTRFPEIGCYGSHPYICHGYLGRELLEKEGFPRHALVCERHVGVGITRAEIETRRLPLPARDMVPVTLEEEIVCFADKFFSKDKGQLTREKTPEEIKSSLAKFGPEKVARFAAWLERFGEK from the coding sequence GTGGACCCGCTAGCGGTCATCCGGAAGTATTACGATCCGGATTCCGAGCTTTACGCGATTTTGGTAACGCACAGCCGTCTGGTGGCGCAGAAGGCGCTGGCGGTGGCAAGAAGGGTGGCATACCTTGGCCCCGACCTGAAATTCATTGCGGAAGCGGCGCTCCTGCACGACATCGGCATTTTCTTAACCCGTTTCCCGGAGATCGGCTGTTACGGCTCCCACCCTTACATCTGCCACGGCTACCTCGGCCGGGAACTCTTGGAAAAAGAGGGGTTCCCGCGCCACGCTCTGGTTTGCGAGCGGCACGTAGGGGTAGGGATCACGCGGGCGGAGATTGAAACGCGGCGGCTTCCCCTCCCTGCGCGAGACATGGTGCCGGTGACGCTGGAGGAAGAGATCGTCTGTTTTGCCGACAAGTTTTTTTCTAAGGATAAGGGCCAGCTAACCCGCGAGAAAACACCGGAAGAAATTAAAAGCAGCCTGGCAAAATTCGGGCCGGAAAAGGTGGCCCGGTTTGCGGCGTGGCTCGAGCGGTTCGGGGAAAAGTAA
- a CDS encoding TIGR04076 family protein, producing MGAQKARDLIVAVVAVKGRCPVYREGDSFTIAAGFKLLARQPLCLHALAVILPYYVALSRGVSPVALGLARAGDAAYLQCPDPCDLTGGGTVVFRVEPLR from the coding sequence ATGGGAGCGCAAAAGGCACGCGATCTCATAGTAGCAGTGGTAGCGGTGAAAGGCCGGTGCCCGGTTTACCGGGAAGGCGACAGCTTCACGATTGCGGCGGGATTCAAGCTTCTGGCGCGGCAGCCTCTGTGCCTGCACGCGCTCGCGGTAATCCTTCCTTATTACGTGGCCCTCAGCCGCGGCGTCTCGCCGGTGGCGCTGGGCCTGGCGCGTGCGGGGGATGCCGCCTATCTGCAGTGCCCCGACCCCTGCGACCTGACGGGTGGCGGCACGGTGGTCTTCCGGGTAGAGCCGTTACGGTAG
- a CDS encoding redoxin domain-containing protein, whose product MKEVLQLQPYVSKWRAQGIAVFLVTQEEGPTAAFLEKARLSLPVLVDSHGEVAAAYGVAGIPHTVWIDKAGLIRHTSVGWNEQKLKEFDALAAALGK is encoded by the coding sequence GTGAAGGAAGTGCTGCAGTTGCAGCCGTACGTGTCAAAGTGGCGGGCACAGGGGATCGCGGTTTTTTTAGTCACGCAGGAAGAAGGCCCCACAGCTGCGTTTCTGGAAAAAGCGCGTCTTTCTCTTCCGGTGCTCGTAGACAGCCACGGCGAGGTTGCTGCTGCCTACGGCGTGGCGGGCATCCCCCATACGGTCTGGATCGACAAGGCGGGCTTGATCCGGCACACGAGCGTGGGCTGGAACGAGCAAAAACTCAAAGAATTCGACGCGTTGGCCGCTGCGCTTGGTAAGTAA
- a CDS encoding 4Fe-4S binding protein, with protein sequence MGSALRSSKLGRRRRSLQLAALILANGYWPGLFAATIYRGPVKVLCVPFLNCYSCPAALCSCPVGAFQGFLAATRAVSLYVGGFLLLTGFAAGRLFCGWLCPFGLLQELLAGRRARRRLPGVCGLLKYAVLLLTVLLPVLWVSEAGLGAPYFCKYLCPAGTLEAGLVLVLARPELRALAGWLFAWKVAVLAIFLGLMPFIYRVFCRTACPLGAFYGLCNGVSLWRLERDVSRCTGCGLCREVCPVSVPVDKNPNHPDCFRCLECTRACPVGALRFTWNGAAGEESGEKPGAGAGSGTILYGAGGAGEMKLKRTAAVLLAVAVIIGLCGCRFTGRPPETRGERAPAFTAPLSGEGKEVHIPDDFAGRAVVLLFFSPG encoded by the coding sequence TTGGGTAGTGCGTTGCGCAGCAGCAAGTTAGGTCGCCGGCGCCGCTCCCTGCAGTTGGCCGCGCTTATCTTGGCCAACGGCTACTGGCCGGGGTTGTTCGCGGCCACTATTTATCGGGGACCGGTGAAGGTTCTGTGCGTCCCTTTCCTTAACTGCTACTCCTGCCCGGCGGCCCTTTGTTCCTGTCCGGTCGGCGCTTTTCAGGGCTTCCTCGCGGCCACCCGCGCGGTTAGCCTCTACGTTGGCGGATTCTTGCTTCTAACCGGCTTTGCGGCCGGGCGCCTTTTCTGCGGCTGGCTCTGCCCCTTCGGTCTCCTCCAGGAGTTGCTTGCCGGGAGGCGGGCACGCCGGCGCCTCCCGGGCGTCTGCGGACTCTTAAAGTACGCAGTGTTACTCTTGACCGTGCTGTTACCGGTTTTGTGGGTGAGCGAAGCGGGGTTGGGAGCACCCTACTTCTGCAAGTACCTCTGCCCGGCGGGCACGCTCGAGGCCGGGCTGGTGCTGGTGCTGGCGCGACCGGAGCTGCGGGCGCTTGCCGGCTGGCTCTTCGCTTGGAAGGTGGCGGTGCTCGCCATCTTTTTGGGGTTGATGCCTTTCATCTACCGCGTTTTCTGCCGCACTGCCTGTCCTCTCGGTGCCTTCTACGGACTTTGCAACGGCGTAAGCTTATGGCGGCTCGAGCGGGATGTTTCGCGGTGCACCGGTTGCGGCCTTTGCCGCGAAGTCTGCCCGGTTAGCGTTCCGGTCGATAAAAACCCGAACCACCCCGACTGCTTCCGGTGCTTAGAGTGCACCCGGGCCTGCCCCGTGGGAGCGCTCAGGTTTACCTGGAACGGGGCGGCAGGGGAGGAGTCAGGGGAAAAACCCGGTGCTGGTGCGGGTAGCGGCACTATTCTCTATGGAGCTGGGGGGGCGGGTGAGATGAAGCTAAAGAGAACGGCGGCGGTGCTGTTAGCGGTGGCGGTAATAATAGGACTTTGCGGTTGCCGCTTTACCGGCAGGCCGCCGGAGACGCGCGGTGAGCGGGCGCCGGCCTTTACGGCACCGCTTTCGGGGGAAGGGAAGGAGGTCCATATCCCGGACGATTTCGCGGGGCGGGCGGTAGTCTTGCTTTTCTTCAGCCCCGGCTGA
- a CDS encoding CD1871A family CXXC motif-containing protein: protein MDRFPLRLQARGMALAGVLLGIFLLVAGLVRGEALTLLQKAARICLECIGLG from the coding sequence GTGGACCGGTTTCCCTTACGCTTGCAGGCCAGAGGGATGGCCCTGGCGGGCGTCTTGTTGGGCATTTTTTTGCTCGTGGCGGGCTTGGTGCGGGGGGAAGCGCTCACGCTGCTGCAAAAGGCGGCGCGTATCTGCTTGGAGTGCATCGGCCTTGGGTAG
- a CDS encoding YkgJ family cysteine cluster protein, whose translation MVLTNEQPRTIITPSDKFRFTCRPGLKCFNSCCRNVNIFLTPADVFRMKRRLNMTSTEFLEKHTLQFVAPNTGLPVVLLKMRDDAEKSCPFVTPEGCSIYSDRPWSCRLYPLSYNNDEDYYEIIADPAVCLGFNEAKECFLEDWLADQGVLFQREIDRLFNDALARLEFPRDKITNPKITRMIYLAAYDLDAFRRFVFESRFLQIFDISPGLVERIKTNDEELARLALQWLRFGLADKNALPLRDEIFNVPT comes from the coding sequence ATGGTCCTGACGAACGAACAACCAAGAACAATTATCACGCCGAGTGACAAGTTTCGTTTCACCTGCCGTCCCGGTTTGAAATGCTTTAATTCTTGCTGCCGGAACGTCAACATCTTTCTTACCCCGGCCGACGTTTTCCGGATGAAGCGCCGGCTCAACATGACTTCGACCGAGTTTTTAGAAAAGCACACGCTCCAGTTCGTCGCGCCCAACACGGGGTTGCCGGTGGTGCTCCTCAAGATGAGGGACGACGCGGAAAAAAGCTGCCCCTTCGTCACGCCGGAAGGCTGCTCCATTTATAGCGACCGGCCCTGGTCGTGCCGGCTTTACCCGCTCAGCTACAACAACGACGAAGATTACTACGAAATCATCGCGGACCCGGCCGTGTGCCTCGGCTTCAACGAAGCGAAAGAGTGCTTCCTCGAAGACTGGCTGGCCGACCAGGGGGTGCTCTTCCAGCGGGAGATTGACCGCCTCTTCAACGACGCCCTGGCACGGTTAGAATTCCCGCGCGATAAGATTACGAACCCAAAGATCACCAGGATGATCTACCTTGCCGCCTACGATCTGGACGCGTTCCGCCGCTTCGTCTTCGAGAGCCGCTTTTTGCAAATTTTCGATATTTCCCCCGGCCTGGTGGAACGCATCAAGACCAACGACGAAGAATTAGCGCGGCTCGCCCTTCAGTGGCTCAGGTTCGGGCTGGCAGACAAAAACGCGCTGCCGCTCCGGGATGAAATCTTCAACGTACCAACGTAA
- a CDS encoding 4Fe-4S dicluster domain-containing protein — MKTLRVKDVDRCIGCYSCMLACARHVFRSHSIVKTAILVRTRGGLQSKWGIEICRGCTEPACAQACPTGALTPRPGGGVIFKKAKCSRCAACVDACIARVIRLDDESYPIICIQCGSCARFCPQEVLAMEEQKNV; from the coding sequence ATGAAGACTTTGCGCGTCAAAGACGTTGACCGCTGCATCGGCTGCTACTCCTGCATGCTTGCCTGCGCCCGCCACGTCTTCCGGAGTCACTCCATCGTTAAGACGGCTATCTTAGTGCGAACGCGGGGCGGCCTGCAGAGCAAATGGGGGATCGAAATCTGCCGCGGCTGCACTGAGCCGGCGTGCGCCCAAGCCTGCCCCACCGGGGCGCTTACCCCCCGGCCGGGTGGCGGCGTGATTTTCAAAAAAGCGAAGTGCTCCCGGTGCGCCGCCTGTGTTGATGCCTGCATTGCGCGGGTAATCCGCCTTGACGATGAAAGCTACCCGATCATCTGTATCCAGTGCGGCAGTTGCGCTCGTTTTTGCCCCCAGGAAGTCCTGGCGATGGAGGAGCAGAAAAATGTTTGA
- a CDS encoding aldehyde ferredoxin oxidoreductase N-terminal domain-containing protein codes for MFEGDFLRVLNIDLEHNTFSVRERPDLKPYLGGVGIATKLMLENAAWDEDPLSPTQPIIFAIGPLSGIFPLATKVAAVFRSPLTGEWGESYAGMRAALSLRFAGYDAVVIKGRAPKPTYLRIDREGVFFRDARGLWGLDTEETGRLLREWEPGRGHRSTWRIGPAGENGVAFAGVNVDTFRHFGRLGLGAVFGSKNLKAIVVDGTKSYPIQDPKAYNAAYEKIYTEAVKTPRMAKYHQIGTAENILRLNRSGSLPTLNLQASRFTAAEAVSGETFGAQSLTRILSCTGCPVGCIHVGIYRRPHPEGYGYISTTLAYDYEPIYALGPLLGLDTVDKVYALLDTVEATGLDVISTGVVLAWATEALTQGLITESETLLPLQFGDETGYIRAAEYLAAPPNEFYRELGRGLAQATARYGGTDFALTLGGHEMAGYHTGYAFLLGHSVGARHSHLCNAGYSFDQKHGAAFEDAALVEYLIEEEEWRNVLNSLVICLFARGIYTPEATATALGAVGVAVTPEDLKRVGREIFRLKWEVKRRLGFSLENLRVPRRYFETPSGSGPLDPERYQQLLALYRQRLSEKLGMAL; via the coding sequence ATGTTTGAAGGCGATTTCTTGCGCGTTCTCAATATTGACTTAGAGCACAATACCTTTTCTGTAAGGGAGCGGCCGGACCTTAAACCCTACTTGGGCGGGGTCGGCATTGCCACTAAACTGATGTTAGAAAATGCGGCCTGGGATGAAGATCCTTTAAGCCCGACGCAACCAATCATTTTTGCGATCGGGCCGCTCTCCGGCATCTTTCCTCTGGCGACCAAGGTAGCAGCAGTATTTCGCTCCCCGCTGACCGGAGAGTGGGGGGAGAGCTACGCAGGTATGCGGGCGGCCCTCTCGCTGCGCTTCGCCGGCTACGACGCGGTAGTAATCAAGGGTCGCGCGCCAAAGCCTACCTACCTGCGAATCGACCGCGAGGGGGTCTTTTTCCGGGACGCCCGGGGGCTCTGGGGTCTGGATACCGAAGAAACAGGCCGCCTGCTCCGGGAGTGGGAGCCCGGGCGGGGACACCGGAGCACCTGGCGGATAGGCCCAGCGGGAGAGAACGGCGTAGCTTTCGCCGGGGTAAACGTCGATACTTTCCGCCACTTCGGCCGGTTGGGGCTGGGTGCCGTTTTCGGGAGCAAGAACCTCAAGGCGATCGTTGTGGACGGCACCAAGAGTTACCCGATCCAGGACCCGAAGGCTTATAATGCCGCCTACGAGAAGATTTACACCGAGGCGGTTAAAACCCCCCGGATGGCTAAATACCACCAGATTGGCACCGCCGAAAATATCCTGCGGCTCAACCGCAGCGGCAGCCTGCCAACGCTGAACCTTCAGGCCAGCCGGTTTACCGCTGCCGAAGCCGTCAGCGGCGAAACCTTTGGCGCGCAATCGCTCACGCGCATTCTCTCCTGCACCGGCTGCCCCGTGGGGTGTATCCACGTAGGGATTTACCGGCGGCCCCACCCCGAGGGCTACGGTTACATCTCCACCACCCTTGCTTACGACTACGAACCGATTTACGCTCTCGGGCCGTTGCTCGGCCTCGATACGGTAGACAAGGTCTACGCGCTGCTCGATACGGTAGAAGCAACGGGCCTCGACGTAATTTCTACCGGGGTGGTCCTCGCCTGGGCGACGGAAGCGCTAACCCAGGGGCTGATTACCGAGAGCGAAACCCTGTTGCCCCTGCAGTTCGGCGACGAAACGGGCTACATCCGGGCGGCTGAATACCTTGCCGCACCGCCCAACGAGTTTTACCGGGAACTCGGCCGGGGGTTGGCCCAAGCCACCGCCCGCTACGGCGGCACGGATTTCGCCCTGACCCTTGGCGGCCACGAGATGGCCGGTTACCACACCGGTTACGCTTTTCTCCTCGGGCACAGCGTGGGAGCGCGCCACTCGCACCTCTGCAACGCCGGATACTCCTTCGACCAGAAGCACGGCGCGGCTTTCGAAGACGCCGCGCTCGTTGAGTACCTTATCGAAGAGGAAGAGTGGCGCAACGTGCTTAATTCCCTGGTCATCTGCCTTTTCGCCCGGGGAATCTACACACCGGAGGCAACCGCCACGGCGTTGGGCGCGGTGGGTGTTGCCGTAACCCCTGAGGACTTAAAGCGGGTCGGGCGCGAGATATTCCGGTTGAAGTGGGAGGTTAAGAGGCGTTTGGGCTTCAGCCTGGAAAATCTCCGGGTACCGCGGCGTTACTTTGAAACGCCTTCGGGAAGCGGCCCCCTTGACCCCGAACGTTACCAGCAGCTACTCGCGCTTTACCGGCAGCGCCTCTCTGAGAAATTAGGCATGGCGCTTTAA
- a CDS encoding deoxyribonuclease IV: MPFLGAHMSIAGGVAQALLRGQSIGCEAVQIFTKNARQWRVKPFAPEEVARFRRVWEETGIRAVFAHTSYLINLGAADAELWRKSVASFIEEMERCAALGLPYLVTHPGANPDEAAGLARIGAALDEILRQTQGSGVMILLETTAGQGASIGHRFEHLAWLIRESKYPERLGVCYDTCHTFAAGYDIRTPEAYAETFARFDRVIGLERLKAVHLNDSRGVLGSHLDRHEHIGAGKLGLDAFRLLLNDPRFRDLPMVLETPKGPDLREDIENLRVLRSLLKG, encoded by the coding sequence ATGCCCTTCCTCGGAGCCCATATGTCGATCGCCGGTGGCGTGGCGCAGGCGCTTTTGCGCGGGCAGAGTATCGGCTGCGAGGCGGTCCAAATCTTCACGAAGAACGCGCGCCAGTGGCGGGTGAAGCCTTTCGCGCCGGAAGAAGTGGCCCGTTTCCGGCGGGTATGGGAGGAAACCGGCATCCGCGCGGTTTTTGCCCACACCTCTTACCTCATCAACCTCGGCGCCGCCGATGCCGAACTCTGGCGCAAGTCGGTGGCGAGCTTTATAGAGGAGATGGAGCGGTGTGCCGCGCTGGGGTTGCCTTATCTCGTCACCCATCCGGGGGCCAACCCGGACGAGGCGGCGGGGCTTGCGCGTATAGGGGCAGCGCTCGACGAGATCCTGCGGCAGACCCAAGGTTCCGGGGTGATGATTCTCCTCGAAACGACTGCCGGGCAAGGGGCGAGCATCGGCCACCGCTTCGAGCACCTCGCGTGGCTTATCCGGGAAAGCAAATACCCGGAGCGGCTCGGCGTTTGCTACGATACCTGCCACACCTTTGCCGCCGGCTACGATATCCGGACGCCGGAAGCTTACGCGGAAACCTTCGCGCGCTTCGACCGGGTAATTGGCCTCGAGCGCCTGAAAGCGGTTCACCTCAACGACTCTCGCGGGGTACTGGGCAGCCACCTCGACCGCCACGAACATATCGGCGCAGGGAAACTTGGCCTTGATGCCTTCCGGCTGCTCCTTAACGACCCGCGCTTCCGGGACCTCCCGATGGTGCTCGAGACGCCGAAGGGACCGGATCTGCGGGAGGATATCGAAAACCTGCGCGTGTTACGCAGCCTGCTCAAAGGTTAG
- a CDS encoding endonuclease III domain-containing protein yields the protein MREFLLAVYERLFAHFGPRHWWPAETPFEVIVGAILTQNVAWKGAAQAIANLKEKGWLAPRALLEAPEEELAALVRPARYHRQKAQRLKDFCRVVVEECGGDLEVLLKQDVAPLRQRLLSIRGIGPETADSIILYAAEKPVFVIDAYTHRIFHRLGIFPARARYAEMQAFFMRHLPLDVKLFNEYHAQLDALGHHLCLKRAPRCGECPVLSFCKNAATNPREPYCGRM from the coding sequence ATGCGGGAATTTTTGCTTGCGGTTTACGAACGACTTTTCGCGCATTTCGGCCCGCGTCACTGGTGGCCGGCGGAGACCCCCTTTGAGGTGATCGTGGGGGCCATCCTTACGCAAAACGTTGCCTGGAAGGGGGCGGCTCAGGCCATCGCCAACCTGAAGGAAAAAGGCTGGCTTGCGCCGCGGGCTCTCCTTGAGGCTCCGGAAGAAGAGCTGGCGGCCCTTGTTCGCCCAGCCCGCTACCACCGCCAGAAGGCGCAAAGGCTCAAAGATTTTTGCCGGGTCGTAGTCGAAGAGTGCGGCGGCGACCTGGAGGTGCTGTTAAAACAGGACGTGGCGCCGTTGCGGCAGCGGCTTCTATCCATCCGCGGCATCGGGCCGGAAACCGCCGATTCCATTATCCTTTACGCGGCGGAAAAGCCGGTCTTTGTCATTGATGCTTACACCCACCGCATCTTCCACCGGTTAGGGATTTTTCCTGCCCGGGCGCGGTACGCGGAAATGCAGGCCTTTTTCATGCGCCACCTCCCGCTGGATGTCAAGCTTTTCAACGAGTACCACGCCCAGCTTGATGCCTTAGGACATCATCTGTGTCTCAAAAGGGCGCCCCGCTGCGGGGAGTGTCCAGTTTTATCTTTCTGTAAAAACGCGGCGACAAACCCGAGGGAACCCTACTGTGGGAGGATGTAA
- a CDS encoding DVU0298 family protein: MRRCRIKASMKEEIFALLRAADWDGLVARAREDRRLLTALIGVLYHPDEFLAWRAVEGFGRVVAVLLPEDEEFCRDRMRRLFWALNDESGTSGRFVAPAVGEAVARAPDFLGENALILLNALDEPYLQAGVAWAFGRIGGVRLELVQEAVPEIGRLLGSPDPQVRGCAAWALGEMGAAEAAAALNKLTGDAARVRIYLDGNLTEKTVGELAAGAVAKLKAKTA; this comes from the coding sequence GTGCGGCGCTGCCGAATTAAAGCGAGTATGAAAGAGGAAATCTTTGCGTTACTGCGGGCGGCGGACTGGGACGGGTTGGTGGCGCGGGCGCGGGAGGACAGGCGCTTGCTTACTGCGCTTATCGGCGTGCTTTACCACCCCGACGAGTTTTTGGCGTGGCGGGCGGTTGAGGGGTTTGGACGCGTGGTTGCGGTGCTGCTTCCGGAGGATGAAGAGTTCTGCCGGGACCGGATGCGGCGGCTGTTCTGGGCTTTAAACGACGAATCGGGAACGAGCGGGCGCTTTGTGGCGCCTGCTGTCGGCGAGGCGGTGGCGCGGGCGCCCGACTTCTTGGGGGAGAATGCCCTCATTCTCCTTAACGCGCTGGATGAGCCTTACCTACAGGCGGGGGTCGCCTGGGCTTTCGGGCGTATCGGGGGTGTGCGGCTGGAGCTGGTCCAGGAAGCGGTGCCGGAGATAGGCAGGTTGCTCGGGAGTCCCGACCCGCAGGTGCGGGGATGCGCTGCCTGGGCGCTCGGCGAGATGGGTGCGGCCGAGGCCGCTGCCGCCCTGAATAAGCTTACCGGCGACGCCGCGCGGGTTAGAATATACCTGGACGGTAACCTGACCGAAAAAACGGTTGGGGAGTTGGCGGCGGGAGCGGTGGCGAAGCTGAAAGCGAAGACAGCTTGA